The Prevotella herbatica genome contains the following window.
TTTGCCTTGACTGTTAACGTTTCGGCACAGACAATGAAAGAGACAATAGGAAAACATTTCCTTATTGGTGCTGCTGTGAGCACAAGAAATATCTATAGTCAGGACCCAAAGGTAAAGAGTGCTATAGTTGATAACTTTAACGCTATAGTTGCAGAGAATTGCATGAAAGGTGAGGCTATTCATCCTGAAGAGAACCGTTATTCATGGGGTGATGCTGATGCTACGGTGAAGTTCGCTGAAGATAATAATATGGTCGTTACTGGTCATTGCCTTGTTTGGCATTCTCAAGCCCCTAGGTGGATGTTTAAGGATAACGATGGTAAAACAGTAACTCGTGAAGTATTGATAGATAGACTCTATCATCATATTACAAATGTTGTGAGCCGCTATAAGGGGCGCATAAAAGGGTGGGATGTTGTAAACGAGGCTTTTGAGGATGACGGTAGTTACCGTAAAACTCCATATTATAATATAATAGGTCCGGAGTATTTTGAGTTGGCGTTCAAGTTTGCGCATGAAGCTGATCCTAATGCTGAGCTTTATTATAATGATTATTCAATGTCTAAGCCTGCTAAGCGTGATGCTGTTTGTAGACTTGTACGTGATTTAAAGGCAAAAGGTTGTCGCATCGACGCTGTAGGTATGCAGAGCCATAATGGTATTGATTATCCAAATCTAAATGATTATGAAGCTTCTATAGATTCACTTGCTGCTTGTGGTGTAAAAGTTATGATGACAGAACTTGATATAAACATGCTTCCAAGTCCACAACATTTCGGAGGTGCTGATATAAGTCAGAGATTTAAATACGATAAGACTCTTAATCCTTATGTTAATGGACTTACTAAGAGTGCTCAAAAGCTTTTCAACGAGCGTTATCTAGCTTTTTTCAATATTTACGCTAAGCATAAAGATCAGATAAGTCGTGTTACCCTATGGGGTGTTAGCGATGCTGATAGCTGGCTTAATGGTTGGCCTGTTCCTGGACGTACAAACTATAGCCTACTTATAGACAGGAAATATAAAGTGAAGCCTGTAGTAAAAGATATAATAAAACTTTTTAAATAATGAAATCAAGATATTTATTTCCAAAGGATTATATGGCAGATCCTTCTGCCAATGTTTTCAACGGTCGCCTATATATCTACCCGTCTCATGACTGGGATAGTGGTGAGTGTTTTGATGATGACGGCGGACATTTCCAAATGCAAGACTATCATGTTCTGTCACTTGGTGATGATCCTATGACAGCACCTGTTACAGATCATGGTGTTATACTTGATGTGAAAGACGTGCCTTGGGCTGAAAAGCAGATGTGGGATAATGATGTTGTAGAGAAGAATGGTAAGTATTATCTTATATTCTCCGCTAAGGACTATAACGGAGTCTTTCATTTAGGTGTTGCTGTTTCAGAAACTCCAGAAGGACCGTTTGTGCCTAAAGCTGATCCTATACGTGGTTCATATAGCATAGACCCTTGCGTGTTCAAGGATGAAGACGGTAGTGTATATTGTTATTTTGGTGGTATTTGGGGTGGACAACTTCAATGGTATAAGGATAATAAGGCATTGAAGTGTGAACATCTCCCTGAAGGGAATGAAACTCCATTGCCAAGCCGTGTTGCAAAGATGACAGATGATGTTTTGCAGTTTAGCGAGGCTTCACGACCAGTCCTTATTGTTGATGAAAATGGCAAGCCACTTACAGCAGATAATCCTCATCGTTTCTTTGAGGCTAGTTGGATGCATAAGTATAATGGCAAGTATTATTTTAGTTACAGTACTGGTGATACTCATTATTTATGTTATGCCGTTGGTGATAATCCTTATGGTCCATTTACCTATAAGGGCGTGATACTTGAGCCTGTTGTTGGTTGGACCACACATCATAGTATAGCTGAGTTCAAGGGAAAATGGTATCTGTTTCATCACGATTGTGTTCCTAGCAAAGATACAACATGGTTACGAAGCTTGAAAGTTATTCCGCTTAGTTATGATAAAGATGGAAATATTATCAAAATGAAAAGTGAATAATCAAAATAATTTAAAAATCGGCAATATTCTTGTCGATTTTTTTTATATTTGCAATCAATTATTATTTGTGACAAAACGAATAGTCACTAAAAAGATGCACATTTTATGTTGAAAACACTTTTAAATCTTTGGTGGATACAAAAAAGAAGAACCTTCGACTGGAAGAGAATGGGGTGGTTCTTGTATATCCTGTTAATCATTATTTCTGGTATTATCGGGGCTTACATACAAATACGTAAGGACGGTAATTTTAATATCCACAATGATATAACTCAGAAAATTGCAATTCCGTTGGTCATGACTTTTTCTGTGATGGGCATTCTAATGAAGTTGCTAATGAAGCAGGAAGCTGCTGGAATGGATGATTACCTGAAGTCACGTCCCGTTTTGGAAAGTTCTTGGAATAAGTTCCTTATCATTATGAACCTTGCTGACTATTGGAATTGGGTAAATCCTGTGCTGCTTTTCGGTATTTCGTGTTTCATTATGCCAATAGGATATGCATTTCTTACCTTTTTGCTTGCTTTCTGTGTCAGTATAACAGATGGACTCATGCTTACATGTCTGCGTAAAGCTCAGGGATGGGAGTATAAATTGCCTCTGTTCATAGGACTTCTTGTATATTATATTGTCGCTTCAGTCTTTTATGCTGTGTCTGTTGGACTCAATATTGATATAGCCGCAATTTTCGGCATGATTATTATAACGCTGCTCTTCTTATTCGTCCTGTATAAGTATATGTGTAGCATAAAACACTATAATGAGCAGAAAACTCATACTTCGAAAGTGCGTAGTCTAGGTGATATATCGCTATTCAGTATGGAATATATAAGTGTGTTTCGTTCAAAGCGTCTTCGTCAGGCGATGATATTTATTCCTATAGTATTCTTATTTCAGGTATATACTCAGGCACTGTCACTTCACAGCCATGAAGGTATTGGTGTTGGTGGATTATCTATAATTGTGATGTTCGCTATGGCATTCCCATCAATGTTGCTTGGACAGTGGGTATTTGGTGTTGAGGGTAATTTCTTCCATGGTATCATGACAAAGCCTATGTCTATTTATGAGATGTTATGTACAAAGTATTATTTTCTTATGCTTATCAATCTTGTGATGATTATACCTTATATTCCAGGCCTTTTCTTGGGTTATTGGGGAATAGACCTTCTCGTAGCAACGTTTTTCTTCTGTGCTATCGTTAACATTATCATGATGCCAACGTGTCTTTTCTCAAAACGTATAGATCTGTTTTCTTCGGCGTTCTTCAACTATCAGGGTGCTAATATGGCAATAAATCTCTATGGTTTTGTAATATTGATACCTATGGGCATTTATGGCGCGCTTATGCTTTGTATTGATAATACTTATATAGCTGAGTCTATCGTGGCCTCACTTGGAATAATAGCTCTGCTTTTGCATAGAATAGTTCTCAAGTCGCTAGCCAATCGCTTCATGAGTATAAGATATAAGAGAATGGAGACATTCTGCAAATAACGAATATAATTTAAATCAAAACGAATATGGAAATAAAGATCGAAAATCTTATAAAGATATATGGTGATAAGACAGTAGTGGATATACCTCAACTTTCTCTTGGTTCAGGTGAACTAATTGGATTGGTGGGAAATAATGGTGCAGGAAAAACTACTTTGATGCGCCTTATTCTGGATCTTATCAAGGCAGACGAAGGCTGTGTTTATAGTAATGGTTTGAAGGTTAATGAAACAGAGGAGTGGAAACAATATACAGGTTCGTTTATTGACGGGCGTTTTTTGATAGATTTCTATACCCCAGAGGAATATTTCACATTCATAGGAAAAGTTTACAATATTCCTACTGAAACAATTAATCAACGACTTGAAAATTATTCATCACTGATGCATGATGAAATCTTAGGCACAAAGAAGTATATTCGTGATTTTTCAGAGGGTAATCGTCAGAAGATAGGTATTATTGGTGCCATGATCATTAATCCCGAGGTGCTTCTTCTTGACGAACCATTTAATTATCTAGACCCTTCTTCACAGATAAATATTGCAAAGATGATACAGACTGCATGTCATCAATTTGGCATGACCGTTATATTGTCTAGTCACAATCTTAATTTCGTGTCTGATATATCAACAAGAATATTGTTGCTGGAAAAAGGACAAGTAATTAAGGATTTGAAGAATGAAGAGGGTAGTGCAATGAAAGAATTAGAAGAGTATTTCGGAGCATAATGTGCCCCGAAATACCTTTCCAAATTTATTGATGTAGTAGATTAAGCTTATGTTGAGGTTTCAACACATCGCTTACTTTCTCGGTATATCCTTTTATGTTAAGTGTAGCCTGTCCTTTGATATCTTCAACGTTAGCGCCTACTTTAAACGTATAAACTCCTGTATCAACTTTCCATTGACTTTCCGCTTCATCAAAGCTAGCAAGGTCACGTTTGTTGATAGTCATCTTCAAAGTTTGGCTTTGTCCAGCTTTAAGCATGTCGGTTTTAGCATAAGCTTTTAACTCTTTTGCTGGTTTTTCATAGCTACCTTTTGCTGCTGTGACATAAACCTGAGCAACTTCCTTACCGGCAACCTTTCCGGTGTTCTTTATGCTTACAGACACTTCAATCTTGTCTCCATGTTCCTTTACTGTAGGTTTGCCATATTCAAAAGTTGTATAGCTAAGTCCGTAACCGAAAGGATAAGCCACCTGCTTGCCAAATGTGTCGAAATATCTGTAACCTACGTATATATCCTCTTCGTGGTTTGTATAGTCAACTCCCTTCATTTGTCCGCTTGCAATTTTGTCTGTAAGGTTATAATAGTCTGGATTCTGCGGAAAATTCTTTGTTGAAGGTACGTCAGCTACGCTTATCGGCCATGTCATCGTTAAGTGTCCAGAAGGATTAGCCTTACCTGTCAGAACATCAGCTACGCTGTTTCCTCCTTCTTCTCCAGGTTGCCAAGCTACAAGAATAGCATCAGCACGATCACGCCAAGAAGTCGTTTCCATCACACTTCCCGAGTTAATGATAACGATAACAGGTTTTCCTGCTGCGTGAAAAGCATCACTTACTCTAGAAATCATACTCTTTTCGTTATCCGTAAGATTGAATTCACCTTCAATCTGTCTGTCAATGCCTTCGCCTGCTTGTCTGGCAATGGTAATAATAGCAGCGTCGGCACCTTTTATTTCGTGCTCAATGCATCGTTTTGTAATTTCAATCTCGTCAAGTTTAGGCTGCCCCTGATCAAGGAACCACATTTCTGGGTTTTTGTCAGCTTTCAGTTTTGCTGTCGCATATTTCACGTAGTTCTGATAAATCTCAGTAAGTTGTGGTGTTGTACCTATTCCTGCATTTTTAAGCCCGTTAAGCATATCCACAACATAAGGTACGTTGACGCATCCTGAACCAAGACCACCGCTGAAAAAATCATAAGAGTTTACACCGAAAAGAGCAACGTTCTTGATATTTTTAAGAGGCAATGTGTGCCCATCATTCTTCAGCAATACCATTCCTTCTGTTGAGGCTTGGCGAGTAATCTGTGCATGAGCTTCAAGATCGGGCTTGTTAGAGTATTTATAGCCATTGAATCTAGGTGTCTTGACAATATATTCCAGCATGTTTTTCACACATAGGTCTACATCATTGATGTCAAGTTTGCCAGCTTTAACAGCATTTACAATATCTTCCACCTGTGCAGGATAACCAGGCATCATAAGGTCGTTGCCAGCAGCTACCTCACTTTCTATTGGCAGGTCTTTGCGCTTTCCAATCCAATCAGTCATAACAATGCCTTTAAATCCCCAGTCATTGCGCAGAACATTGGTAAGTAATCCCTTGTTTCCTTGTGCGTATAAACCGTTAATCTTGTTGTATGACGACATAACTGTCCATGGATTGCTATTGCGCACCATTATTTCAAAGCCTTTTAGATAAAGTTCACGCAGCGCACGTTGAGAAACTCTTTCATCAACACGCGTACGATCACTCTCTTGGGAGTTGACAGCGAAGTGTTTTGCGCTCACGCCTATGCCTTGACTCTGTATTCCATTAACCATAGCAGTACCAATAGTACCAGTCACGATAGGATCTTCACTATAGTATTCAAAGTTACGTCCACAGAGAGGACTTCTTTGTAAGTTCATTCCTGGACCAAGAATAACGTCTACTCCATATTCCAGAGCCTCGTTACCCATGGCTCTACCAACATTATATACAAGTGAAGTATTCCAAGTTGAAGCTAGACAAGTACCAACCGGAAATCCTGTAGCATAGAAAGTTTGAGTAGTACCTCCGCGGTGTGAGTCGATGTGGACTCCAGCTGGTCCATCAGCAACAACTGTTGCAGGAATGCCAAGTCTTGGAATGGCAACAGTAATTCCTGCAGCTCCTGCTACAATTTTCTTTTGGTGTCCAAGCATGGAACCTGATCCAACGAAGCCATCGTTGCCTCCACCTACGAGAAGTTGAGCTTTTTCTTCAAGAGTCATAGCCTTAATCACGCTGTCAATGTTCTTAGCATTGAGTTGAGGTGCATTTTGTGCAATCATTGTCGTTGATAATAATAAGGCTGTGCAGCCTATAATGATTTTTTTCATTTTAAGGTATTTTGTTGTTTAGCAGTGCAAATATAGTATTATTTATTTCATATACCAAATTTGAATATGCTATTTGTTAGTATTTATAACCAATGATACATATATTATTAACAGATGTAGCATGTTTGATAGTATATGCGTTAACATACTGACAGACAAAGCAATGAATAGTATTTTTA
Protein-coding sequences here:
- a CDS encoding DUF5687 family protein — translated: MLKTLLNLWWIQKRRTFDWKRMGWFLYILLIIISGIIGAYIQIRKDGNFNIHNDITQKIAIPLVMTFSVMGILMKLLMKQEAAGMDDYLKSRPVLESSWNKFLIIMNLADYWNWVNPVLLFGISCFIMPIGYAFLTFLLAFCVSITDGLMLTCLRKAQGWEYKLPLFIGLLVYYIVASVFYAVSVGLNIDIAAIFGMIIITLLFLFVLYKYMCSIKHYNEQKTHTSKVRSLGDISLFSMEYISVFRSKRLRQAMIFIPIVFLFQVYTQALSLHSHEGIGVGGLSIIVMFAMAFPSMLLGQWVFGVEGNFFHGIMTKPMSIYEMLCTKYYFLMLINLVMIIPYIPGLFLGYWGIDLLVATFFFCAIVNIIMMPTCLFSKRIDLFSSAFFNYQGANMAINLYGFVILIPMGIYGALMLCIDNTYIAESIVASLGIIALLLHRIVLKSLANRFMSIRYKRMETFCK
- a CDS encoding endo-1,4-beta-xylanase — protein: MNKIILGVAFFALTVNVSAQTMKETIGKHFLIGAAVSTRNIYSQDPKVKSAIVDNFNAIVAENCMKGEAIHPEENRYSWGDADATVKFAEDNNMVVTGHCLVWHSQAPRWMFKDNDGKTVTREVLIDRLYHHITNVVSRYKGRIKGWDVVNEAFEDDGSYRKTPYYNIIGPEYFELAFKFAHEADPNAELYYNDYSMSKPAKRDAVCRLVRDLKAKGCRIDAVGMQSHNGIDYPNLNDYEASIDSLAACGVKVMMTELDINMLPSPQHFGGADISQRFKYDKTLNPYVNGLTKSAQKLFNERYLAFFNIYAKHKDQISRVTLWGVSDADSWLNGWPVPGRTNYSLLIDRKYKVKPVVKDIIKLFK
- a CDS encoding glycoside hydrolase family 43 protein — its product is MKSRYLFPKDYMADPSANVFNGRLYIYPSHDWDSGECFDDDGGHFQMQDYHVLSLGDDPMTAPVTDHGVILDVKDVPWAEKQMWDNDVVEKNGKYYLIFSAKDYNGVFHLGVAVSETPEGPFVPKADPIRGSYSIDPCVFKDEDGSVYCYFGGIWGGQLQWYKDNKALKCEHLPEGNETPLPSRVAKMTDDVLQFSEASRPVLIVDENGKPLTADNPHRFFEASWMHKYNGKYYFSYSTGDTHYLCYAVGDNPYGPFTYKGVILEPVVGWTTHHSIAEFKGKWYLFHHDCVPSKDTTWLRSLKVIPLSYDKDGNIIKMKSE
- a CDS encoding glycoside hydrolase family 3 C-terminal domain-containing protein, producing MKKIIIGCTALLLSTTMIAQNAPQLNAKNIDSVIKAMTLEEKAQLLVGGGNDGFVGSGSMLGHQKKIVAGAAGITVAIPRLGIPATVVADGPAGVHIDSHRGGTTQTFYATGFPVGTCLASTWNTSLVYNVGRAMGNEALEYGVDVILGPGMNLQRSPLCGRNFEYYSEDPIVTGTIGTAMVNGIQSQGIGVSAKHFAVNSQESDRTRVDERVSQRALRELYLKGFEIMVRNSNPWTVMSSYNKINGLYAQGNKGLLTNVLRNDWGFKGIVMTDWIGKRKDLPIESEVAAGNDLMMPGYPAQVEDIVNAVKAGKLDINDVDLCVKNMLEYIVKTPRFNGYKYSNKPDLEAHAQITRQASTEGMVLLKNDGHTLPLKNIKNVALFGVNSYDFFSGGLGSGCVNVPYVVDMLNGLKNAGIGTTPQLTEIYQNYVKYATAKLKADKNPEMWFLDQGQPKLDEIEITKRCIEHEIKGADAAIITIARQAGEGIDRQIEGEFNLTDNEKSMISRVSDAFHAAGKPVIVIINSGSVMETTSWRDRADAILVAWQPGEEGGNSVADVLTGKANPSGHLTMTWPISVADVPSTKNFPQNPDYYNLTDKIASGQMKGVDYTNHEEDIYVGYRYFDTFGKQVAYPFGYGLSYTTFEYGKPTVKEHGDKIEVSVSIKNTGKVAGKEVAQVYVTAAKGSYEKPAKELKAYAKTDMLKAGQSQTLKMTINKRDLASFDEAESQWKVDTGVYTFKVGANVEDIKGQATLNIKGYTEKVSDVLKPQHKLNLLHQ
- a CDS encoding ABC transporter ATP-binding protein — translated: MEIKIENLIKIYGDKTVVDIPQLSLGSGELIGLVGNNGAGKTTLMRLILDLIKADEGCVYSNGLKVNETEEWKQYTGSFIDGRFLIDFYTPEEYFTFIGKVYNIPTETINQRLENYSSLMHDEILGTKKYIRDFSEGNRQKIGIIGAMIINPEVLLLDEPFNYLDPSSQINIAKMIQTACHQFGMTVILSSHNLNFVSDISTRILLLEKGQVIKDLKNEEGSAMKELEEYFGA